In Cyclopterus lumpus isolate fCycLum1 chromosome 17, fCycLum1.pri, whole genome shotgun sequence, a genomic segment contains:
- the LOC117746576 gene encoding myocilin-like — MWLQVSLLCLSCLTLPSRSQAQDRASLRRSNDHAGRCHYTFTVASPEESGCSGSSMKPEMDGVSSRLTMLEALVSRLIAGVDGGSRTRTNGEEGLQEAYSQVTRERNQLQQDKERLNGQVQELQRRMAELSQEAESLRQTPCQQTHTSGATQRENKSASDPAYDFGNDAYQEMKAEVTEVAASRLIPEGNHNFTGCGELQSVGDPVLHRKAVSITGKYGVWMQDPEPQGPDYTNKTVWRIDTVGKDVRQLFAYEDMDQLSQGFPMKVLVLPEPMESTGSTVYRGSLYYQRKSSRTLIRYDLTSESLASRRELPQAGFHGQHPYSWGGYTDIDLAADEQGLWAIYSTSKAKGAIVISQLDPKSLEAKRSWETNIRKNTVANAFMVCGCLYTVASYTAPNTTINHMFDTATSVGQAVAVPFKNKYRYNSMVDYNYAQRKLYAWDNFHMVTYDIKLGRASHGSS, encoded by the exons ATGTGGCTCCAGGTGTCActcctctgtctgtcctgcTTAACTCTGCCCAGCCGAAGTCAGGCCCAAGACCGAGCCTCCCTCCGCCGCTCCAATGACCACGCCGGGCGCTGCCACTACACTTTCACCGTGGCCAGCCCAGAGGAGTCCGGCTGCTCCGGAAGCAGCATGAAACCGGAGATGGACGGAGTCTCGTCCCGACTCACCATGCTGGAGGCTTTAGTCAGCCGTCTGATAGCAGGAGTGGATGGAGGCTCCAGGACTAGGACTAACGGTGAAGAGGGTCTCCAGGAAGCCTACTCACAGGTAACAAGGGAAAgaaaccagctgcagcaggacaAAGAGCGTCTGAACGGGCAGGTCCaagagctgcagaggaggatGGCCGAGCTGAGTCAGGAGGCAGAGAGCCTCAGGCAGACACCCTgccagcagacacacacctcaGGGGCGACTCAGCGTGAAAACAAATCTGCCAGTG ACCCTGCATATGATTTTGGGAACGATGCTTACCAGGAAATGAAGGCTGAGGTTACAGAGGTCGCAGCATCCCGCCTCATTCCTGAGGGAAATCACAACTTCACAG GCTGTGGAGAGCTGCAGTCGGTGGGAGATCCTGTGTTGCACAGGAAGGCTGTCAGTATTACAGGGAAGTATGGAGTGTGGATGCAGGATCCTGAGCCTCAGGGCCCTGATTACACCAACAAGACTGTGTGGCGTATCGACACAGTTGGGAAAGATGTCCGTCAGCTCTTTGCCTATGAAGACATGGATCAATTATCCCAAGGCTTCCCTATGAAGGTTCTGGTACTGCCAGAGCCTATGGAGAGCACAGGGTCAACCGTGTACCGCGGCTCCCTTTACTACCAGCGCAAAAGCAGCCGCACCCTGATCCGTTACGACCTGACCTCTGAGAGCCTGGCATCACGGCGAGAGCTGCCTCAAGCGGGCTTCCACGGACAGCACCCTTACTCCTGGGGTGGCTACACTGACATCGACCTGGCGGCAGACGAACAGGGCCTGTGGGCTATCTACAGCACAAGTAAGGCAAAGGGTGCAATTGTGATTTCCCAGCTGGATCCCAAGAGCCTGGAGGCGAAGAGGAGCTGGGAGACCAACATCAGGAAGAACACAGTGGCCAATGCGTTCATGGTGTGTGGATGTCTGTACACGGTGGCCAGCTACACTGCACccaacaccaccatcaaccatatGTTTGACACAGCCACCAGCGTGGGGCAGGCTGTGGCTGTGCCCTTCAAGAACAAGTACCGTTACAACAGCATGGTGGACTACAACTACGCCCAGAGGAAGCTGTACGCTTGGGACAACTTCCACATGGTCACCTATGACATCAAGCTGGGCAGGGCCAGCCATGGCAGCAGCTAA